One part of the Candidatus Binatia bacterium genome encodes these proteins:
- a CDS encoding TldD/PmbA family protein produces the protein MTPVASLHAVSASLESLARRFSALAPRAEFWSLRAVEERDDQIAVRRGVVQPPRTTLDLGVMVTVADQGGIGYAATCDVSDAGLRRAAEQARAWAASSGRYGLFDRACLERLLRAPARGTYESVVRRPWDALSLADKVDLLRAQCERLKRDERIVDWSAALWRTESTTLLVTSTGSEIRQTFHCLLPMLSATAAADGESVTRSLGGHHMARQGGLEILDDVGFLDAAPRVAEQALELLAAPDCPTATQDLLLAPDQMILQIHESIGHPLELDRILGDERNYAGTSFVTPDMFGRYRYGSELLNVTFDPTRAGELASYAFDDEGTPAERTWIIRNGILLQPLGGALSQARAGLPGVANARANGWNRPPIDRMANLNLEPGTSSFEDMVRAVERGVYMESNCSWSIDDSRNKFQFGCEWGRVIVDGELRHVVKKPNYRGVSASFWRSLAMVGDESTVQVLGTPFCGKGEPNQVIRVGHASPACLFRNVETFGGA, from the coding sequence ATGACGCCCGTCGCTAGCCTGCACGCGGTGTCCGCGTCGCTCGAGTCGCTCGCCCGACGTTTCTCGGCGCTCGCGCCGCGCGCCGAGTTCTGGTCGCTGCGCGCGGTCGAGGAGCGCGACGACCAGATCGCCGTGCGGCGCGGCGTCGTGCAGCCGCCGCGCACGACGCTCGACCTCGGCGTGATGGTGACCGTCGCCGACCAGGGCGGCATCGGCTACGCCGCGACCTGCGACGTGAGCGACGCGGGGCTGCGCCGCGCCGCCGAGCAGGCGCGCGCCTGGGCCGCGAGCAGCGGGCGCTACGGTCTCTTCGACCGCGCGTGCCTCGAGCGTCTCCTGCGCGCGCCCGCGCGTGGCACGTACGAGAGCGTCGTGCGCCGGCCGTGGGACGCGCTCTCGCTCGCCGACAAGGTCGACCTGCTGCGCGCGCAGTGCGAGCGCTTGAAGCGCGACGAGCGCATCGTCGACTGGTCGGCGGCGCTGTGGCGCACCGAGAGCACGACGCTGCTCGTCACCAGCACCGGCAGCGAGATCCGGCAGACCTTCCACTGCCTCCTGCCGATGCTGAGCGCGACCGCGGCGGCGGACGGCGAGTCGGTGACGCGCAGCCTCGGCGGCCACCACATGGCGCGTCAGGGCGGGCTCGAGATCCTCGACGACGTCGGCTTCCTGGATGCCGCGCCGCGCGTCGCCGAGCAGGCGCTCGAGCTGCTCGCCGCGCCCGACTGCCCGACCGCGACGCAGGACCTGCTGCTCGCGCCCGACCAGATGATTCTGCAGATCCACGAGTCGATCGGGCACCCGCTCGAGCTCGACCGCATCCTCGGCGACGAGCGCAACTATGCCGGCACGAGCTTCGTCACGCCGGACATGTTCGGCCGCTACCGCTACGGCTCGGAGCTGCTCAACGTCACCTTCGATCCGACGCGCGCGGGCGAGCTCGCGAGCTACGCCTTCGATGACGAGGGCACGCCCGCCGAGCGCACGTGGATCATCCGCAACGGCATCCTGCTGCAGCCGCTCGGCGGCGCGCTGTCGCAGGCGCGCGCGGGGCTGCCGGGCGTCGCCAACGCGCGCGCCAACGGCTGGAACCGTCCGCCGATCGACCGCATGGCGAATCTCAACCTCGAGCCCGGCACGTCGAGCTTCGAGGACATGGTGCGCGCCGTCGAGCGCGGCGTCTACATGGAGAGCAACTGCTCGTGGTCGATCGACGACTCGCGCAACAAGTTCCAGTTCGGCTGCGAGTGGGGACGCGTGATCGTCGACGGCGAGCTGCGCCACGTCGTCAAGAAGCCGAACTACCGCGGCGTGTCGGCGAGCTTCTGGCGGAGCCTCGCGATGGTCGGCGACGAGAGCACGGTGCAGGTGCTCGGCACGCCGTTCTGCGGCAAGGGCGAGCCCAATCAGGTGATCCGCGTCGGACACGCGTCGCCCGCGTGCCTGTTCCGCAACGTCGAGACCTTCGGAGGTGCTTGA